A region of the Lycium barbarum isolate Lr01 chromosome 1, ASM1917538v2, whole genome shotgun sequence genome:
TTGCCATGCTATATTGCTATTAAGCCAAACGAAATAAaccctttgacctcaacttttgTAGTGATGCTGTTGACGAGAAATTTTTTATGTAGGTCACATTGCAGTATCTGTGAGATACTAAAACAACTACCTAATAAAGAACGGTATCAGAATCCCAAAGGACTATCTAAATTGATTCATTTCTACCAACAAGATTCAATTGCCTAATAGGAATTACAAGGGGAAAAAAGAAGAGGGGGACGGCGCGCGCGGTTGGGCCGGGGGTGAGTGGGGGGCGAGGGGGAGAGAGGTTGTTCTTCCACAATGTAGATCACATTTATGGTGTGGGAAAAAAGAAGAGGGGGACGGCGCGCGCGGAGGGGGGGGGGTGTGGGGGGCGAGAGGGAGAGAGGTTGTTCTTCCACAATGTAGATCACATTTATGGTGTGGGAAAAAAGAAGAGGGGGACGGCGcgcctggggggggggggggggggagaggttGTTCTTCCACAATGTGGATCACATTTATGGTGCCTCTACTCCGGAAAGTAATTCAACAACAaaagaagaataaataataaTGCGGAGCTAGATATTGAAGATGAAAGTTATTTGGATTGAAAGTCATTTCACACCCAAATACTTAATATTCAACGCGTTTCGCATGCCAAAACTTGCTTCTAGGGAGAAGTTTTTACAACTATAGTCACATGAGAGATTTCACGTCCACTAAGCAATAATAATACAGCTAGGGACCGTGAAATCAATGAAACAACTATTATTCAGGTTTACAggcgaaaaaaaaaaggaactagaaaataaaattttaaataaatacTACTATATGGTTGTCTTTATTGCGAGATAACACAACTAAACTCTGACTTCAATTGCAATCTTTTCTGAGTAGCGAATGTCTGGTTTAACATCTTCCCATAACTCCGGTAATGCTTCCTTCATGTTATGAATACTCTCTAGTGAATTATCTATACCTTGTGTTCTATGTGAGGCACCCACCTACACCAAATAAGTGAAATTCATATGCATATTAGTAAGAACTAAGAAGGAAGAAAAAtgagtttttttctttttgttgctCAGAAAGTTAGTAATTCAACTTACCCAAACAGTATGAAGGCCCATTAGCTTAGCAGTCTGAAGGTTACGGACAGAGTCATCAAAGAAAAGCTGAGGAAAGCATAAAGATAAAAGCATTAGGTTAGAATTCAGGTAAATCGGTAAAAGATGGAAATGCAGAAATCAAGGCTAATTACATACCGTCTTTTGAGGGTTAATATTGGCTATCTTAAAGGCTTGTTCATAGGCTTCTTCGAAGGGTTTGCAAACAATAAGACTCCTAGGGGATTCTGGAAGGAGAAGAAGTATCTAGTATTAGTCAATACATTTGAAATGTCTCAAGCGTGAAATGGAATTAAATTTGGCTACAGACTCACCAGCATTGTTACTGTTAGTAGGATTCAAAGTCTCAAAGCATATGATATCATCAAAACAGTCCTCTAATCCCAGCCTGCTAAGAACTTTCGCCACATGGGCTTCATTTGCATTTGAAAATATCTGTTTCAATCACAAGAATGCTCATTACACCAACGTTGTCACACAAAAGAGTATACCGTCACTAAGGTACTTGCTTGTTTGTAGTGATATGGAAAAAGTATGTGTAACTTACAACTTTTCGAACAGGCAAGCTATGCAAAAGATTCCTCAAAACATAGTCATGCTTTAAAAGTTCATAAGGTAATCTCCCATGTACAAAACTGTCAACAAAGATCGGATTGTTTACTTCTCATTTCAAAACAATATAAAGAGACGTGTAAGGAAACATAGACAGAAGTGTAAAGAAACATAGACAAGAAGTGGTACCTATGGTAGTCATCATAATCAAAGTCGTAACCAATAGCCTAAAAAAAATGAATGTCAAGTTTAGCATATGTACAACCTAGACTTAACTGTGCAAAGTTCATTTAAACAAGCGAGATAATCTTTACCCTGAGACCAGCCATGGTTGTTCCATACTCCTTATATAAGCTTATACACATTTCCGGAACTTTAGTCTCGTCTATGCCAAGCTTTTCAATCATATAATCTAAAAGATACATCCATGGAAATATTATTATTTATTCGATCCAAAATCATTTATCTAGGAAGCAATTATATGAGGAAAATCAAATGACAGAAAACTGCTAAATTACCAATGATATTCTTCGTGCATTGTGCTGAAATACCAGAGCTCTGTGGATAAAGTGTATCATCAACATCTGCAAATTGAGGTAGAGGCGTTTTTAGAAATGAATACACAAGGCAATTTTCCTTTTGTAAAGAGAACACGTAAAGGGATTTTAAAATCTTACCAAAGAGAAGGCACTCGTATTTTGGCTCTGAAACTCGCTGGTAGCTGTCTTCGTGCTCCATTTTGTTATAAGGATCTTAAACAACATAAACATCAAAATTTAGTATTTGGCTCACAAATTGGATATACGTGTGACAGAAATTCGTCTAAAAGGCTATTGAGAGAGCGTATAAAGCTCAATTGAAAATTGGAGTTCATGATATATAGCACTGATAATAAGTAGTGTTCCCTCAACAATAATAGAAAGAAGAAATGGATACATCCGCAATGCTCCTATCCAGTAAAACCTCTAGGTAACAGTTCCTCTGTAACACCATTTCAATATAATGGCCAAGTTTTCTTTTAGAACCGACTTTCATATTATCTTATGTCTTATCATATGTTCTCCATAACAGCATCTCACTATAGCAGCCAAAAATTATCTTAACAAACGACACTGTTATATAGGGGTTTGACAGTAATAGGAGTATGGCTAGGACTGCAAAAGAAGCATCCTTAGAAAGGGTTAAGGTGATGGACTCATTATCATAAGCAGATCAACATAAGGGAGACCAAAATGTCCAGATAATACAGGAGAAGATCTAAAACCTCAAACATGGCTTTTCCAATTTCTCTAGTAAAGAACATAGTTTAAAACGTCTTAGCAGACAAGAAATGAAATTTCATTGCATATCTCTTCCTATAAAATTGGAAGGTTACAAACATTAGGATATAAAAGATAGACTCAAAAACTCACACAGTGATTGTATTTACTGTTGATAAAAATTCAATCTTGACCTTtgagaaataagaaaaaaatCATACAACAGGAAACAATCAAACAGAGCACCACTAATTTCCTCTTTAACCGACTATGCCCATAATATTGGTATAGTTTATTCATCATTAACCATTCTtgctataaaaaaaaaagggtagaAACAAACAAGGAAGAAGATCAATCCTTATAAAAATTGAACCTTTACCACACAATGATTCAAATGGACAAGACATTCAATCACATTTCTTTAACAAAggagaaaattaaataaaaataataaaggaGATTATCTTGGGAAGTACAAACAAGAAAACTCATAAAATTGCAATGAAATCTGAAAACAAGAAACCCCAtttggagaaaaagaaaaaaagagcatTACTTCATAGTTAAGGATACTTGAAATTATAAACAAGAATACACATAAAACTGCAACAAAATCATAAAAATGGGGAACccaaatgaaagaagagaaacaGAAATGATTACCAGATCTCTCTACACGAGAATGTGGAAGTTACTTTGAGCAGTTTTCTATTTATTTCTTCGCTATAATAAGAAAGGAGGATGGGAAATAAACGCGGTGGACAACGAAAGTGTGCAATGTTAGGAGGCTATTTATAGCACAAACTTTGAAATAAATGGAACCGAATATGAAAAGACACGTTTACTTCTTTCTTAAAGTAAGGAAAGCGGGGCCAAAAGAAATTGAACAAGTCTTGGGTCCTACATCTAGAATTCTGACCAATTGTTTTTCAAATGAATCTTTTCTTTCCTTCTCTCCAACCACATATGTTATGACTCCCCCAATTGACAGCAATTGCAGTATACAGTAGTCAGTACAGTAATATATTTCTCCTACTTGAAAATTAAttcttactccctccgttttaatttatgtgaacccatttgactgagcaccatatttaagaaagagtaaacacttttaaaacttgtggttcaaaataagttttgaatATTTGTGTCGTTATAAATCACTTcgtaaagtgaatttattttcaaattagaGAAGAGGTCATTTATTTTGACTAGCTTAAATTTGCGCTATGAACCCATTTAAAATGGAAACCGCACAAATCGAGTGTTTCTCTATTCCCCAAATTTAAATTGGAAACATCCCACTAAGAATGGGTAATTCGCACGATTGTCCCTATCGTGGGTtggcctttaatttttatccATCAAATTTTTTATCTTTAATTATTGTCCTTCGGCACTTTAAGTAATAAAGAAGTAGCCGAAAATATCCCGATATTCTGAGTTCGAACCTtaacagagtaaaaaaaaaaagactcaaaAGACAAGGTTTTTATTGAAACTATACATATTTGGGCAAAGCTAGCCGTAAGGCATAGTCCTGTAGTATTCTACAAaactatgccggacaaggcataCCTTTGTCcctgatagattatgtaaatattagttagaatattttgtaatctcctattttaggttagcttTGCTTAACATATTATTTGGTAGAATTAGCTCCTTGATTCTAGCCTAACTTTATGGTTGTATAGTTTGTATATTAACCAAGTCAAGGAATGAAATGAGGCAcggaaaacatttctttcatggtatcagagcagggtTTTTCTTCTTCCTTATTCTTCCGCTGCGCCCTAGTCCctccttcttcttcctctttctgTCATCTTCACTCTCTAATCCATCAGCCATGCCTGATGAAACACCCACTCCGGTTAAGTCCTCGTTCCACCCGGCCTTCGCGGTCTCgaatatcaagaatcacatctctgTTGTTCTTGAGATGGAGAACTCACAATACGGAACATGGGCCGAGCTTTTCAAGATTCATGCTCGTTCTCACAAGGTCCTTCATCACATCATTCCTCCCCCCACAGGTAAGGAGAAGCCGGCTCCCAAAACTGATGAGGAAGTCGAATTATGGATGACCATTGACGCCACCGTGCTTCAATGGATATATTCGACAATTTCGAATGATCTGTTAAACACCATAATCGAACCAGATGCTACTGCAATGGAAGCTtggtgtaacatcccgtaaatccgaattaggtataaatgtatgaatctagtataaaggtgatattttagctatacgaatatatttgggatgaactcgggtgataaacagtcgttttgaagtcaaaccaaaaagtgaagttcttaaggccttctaaatttgTCTAAGTCTAGGACAGTCTGTACTTATGTCCTGTTTTCGGGTACTTGCGTTAGGAATTTGTGAaaatttccttcttgaaagttgtagccctttgaaatacctttccaacggtatattatggggggtcaaggggacatctgtacaaaaagttatggcaaTTTTACTGAAGGAGTAcagagcagtccgttcactggtcatgttatacgtactacttatacggcccatataattttatacggaccgtataagtcgttCGTACTTCATGACGCTCCAAATCGACGTTCTGTTCAGCCATGATGAAATATTgccatattatacggaccgtataactttatacagacCGCATAATACGTCCATATAACTTCCGCcccacttttgtataaattcaagccttgagttcttttatttcattattcacaattccaagccctagcaacaatccaaaacatcaaggtaagtgaatccaaacccttccaactcaattctaacatatattctaataatctaagcaagaaattattgctcctaatctagggttttcaagaaaacccatctcaaggttcaagaatcaagatttaggaaatcttctccaatactcaagtctttaattcaagttttggagcaattaaggtatgtagaacttccatccacatgtgggaatctctacgttcttccccatgctctgtttcttgatattcatgaagttcaaatcctggggcattaaacccaacatattggtagcccgtatttatgtatttatgtacatgaattttgtatctatattcgttattgtattcctaatcttccattacggttattaggaaccctagcttaatccatgaatcatgaattcttcctcatgtgttctcattatgtttatatgaaactttatgattttatctagcaagttacaagcatgttttcaagtcaattatatatataattatgaactattgttattactcatgaatcaagaacatgtttgcaagactttgacaacttatctcaagaaaccatattacaagatatttcatgaaaccatgttacaaattattttgtgaaatcatgattacaagttatttacaagttatttcacgaaaatcatgggcttcttagccaactatatcatgttcatgtttttgggaattgcttagttaaccgagaaggctcagatagcctgaaactacgttgccaccgtaggataagggttgtcagcaaggaggcaacaccttcattatgcagtttggatccttacatgcttattattacttaaatctcatatccctggcaaggtgtgagtgttctgctggtaggacgcaagtaccagatcatgttgtcggttatactatagcgttccccacgttacaagcagttttacatacatgtatttccattgatttcctgttttcagactttactcacattttatgctcatgttcaagttacattcagtttcagttcatgtcctatacctatgttgtgccatgttcttcatttcagcacgttttacatactagtattattcaccatgtactaacgtcccttttgtccggggcctgcacttcacggtgtagataccggttttcaggagcatacacctgcgcagtaggatcacttcagttatcagcttattggtgagccccactcctctcggggttcaacatggagtctgcattagtattcagttcatggtagtccagggccatgccCTGGTAGCTAGTATTCAGACATATTTTAGAGGTTTCGTAGACAGATGTTAgtccacagagtcagttatgctttcatgtttgcagcctgttatgttttcatgatatttcatgctacgagataatttcaagactttattccgcaaattacattttcatgattcatttaaattgcatcatatatattatattgttttgatgcccatgttgacaagcaagccatgaggttcgctcggacacatgcaagcaaggcccgagtgccgtgttacgcccaggccacggttcggggcgtgacacttggGTCCGCTTGCGTGATATATTCCAAGATCATCAAAACTCTCGTGCGGTGACTCTCGAACAAGAATTCACGATGACCCGTATGAAGGATTTTCCCAATGCCTCCGCCTATTGTCAGCGTCTAAAGAGCCTTGCGGATCAACTGAAAAACGTCGGGGCTCCCGTGACGAATATCCGCCTTGTCCTTCAACTGGTTTCGGGTCTCACTGAAGCATACAAAGGGGTTGGGACACAAATTCGCCATGCTAAGCCTTTCCCCCCATTCACAGAGGCTTGGTCTTCCCTTGTTTTGGAAGAACGTGAACTTGCAGCCATGGTGTCTCACGGGTTTGGTTCGGATATGGTAGCCACGATCGACGACGCTACTTCAATCTGAAAACACAGGCTCACACCGAGGGAAAAACAAAAATTCCCACCGCCACAATTCTGGGAATGGCCGGGGGTTCTGGCCGTGGCTCAGGCGGCGGTAAAAACAACTCCGGCGGACGCAGTGGTTCAGGCCGTATCAACGGAGGTGCACAGCCAGCGGGCTCCTCTTCGCAGCAGTGGCATGCCGGACAACTTGGTCACTGGCAGTGGGTACCGCAGACTCAATGGGTTGCTGCTCCTCCCGCATGTCCTTACCCAACCACTTCTTGGGCTCGTCCCCCAACTGGCCCAAGAAGGCAGCAAGGTATATTGGGCCCTCCTCCAGCCCAGCAGGTATACACAGCAGCAGTAGCACCTCATGAGTCGTATGTTCCAACCGATATCGAGTCCGCAATGCACACCATGACCTTGAACCCGCCCGATCAaaattggtacatggataccggggccacttctcatatgacatcctcgaacggtaatctctcgtcttattttaatttgagcaatcaaaataatggtattgttgtgggaaatggtcattcgattccaattcgtggttgtgGTCATACTAGTTTGCCTCCCCCAAACCTCCCTTTATCCTTACGGaatgtcttacatgctcctaaactcattaagaatttaatttcagtgcggaagtttactactgataattctgtgactgttgaatttgatccatatgggttttctgtgaaggattttttAGACGGGGATGGCACTAATGAGGTGTGATAGTCGGGGAGATCTTTATCCAATCACCACCATCAAATATCCAACCACCACTCCATCAACCTTTGCGGCTTTGTCCTCTcccttttggcatgatcgtttgggtcaTCCGGGAAATTCTATTTTGGATTGTCTTaggctcaataaaagcattgaatgtaataaatctattcattctagtatttgtcgttcttgcgttcttggtaaacacattaagttgccgtttgattcttctatttccgaaactttgatgccatttgatattattcatagtgatttgtggacctctCCCGTGTTAAGTTCATTGGGTCATCGGTATTATGttctctttttggatgatttttcgAAGTTTTTATCGACTTTTCCTTTAGCTAAGAAATCCGATGTTTATGCGAAATTCTTAGCTTTAAAAGCCcacattcatacccaatttgaacgtcatataaaaaatgtccaatgtgataatgggagggaatatgataatggtcaattcgggaaattttgtgagtCTAATGGGATGTCATTTCTTCTTTCTTGTCCACATACGTCCTCACAAAATGGGAAAGTCGAAAGAAAAATCCGATCTATCAATAATATCACTCGGACTCTCCTTGCTCGTGCTTCTCTTCCCCCTTCGTTTTGGCATCACGCCTTACAAATGGCAAcatatcttcttaatattttaccaagcaaattattgggtcatgtttctcctcttcaagtgctataccaaagaaagccatcttactctcatcttcggggttttgggtgtttatgctatcccctctttccttctacgactatccacaaattgcaagcccggtctacaccgtgtgtatttttggggtatcctacgaatcatatgttacaccccattttaaccgggttaaagtaggagtacaacatattggtgattcctattttgtttgttttaaggagtcgccacctaattaatttaacggtgaattaggacacctagatgttaactaaggtaaagttaaaactaaacctccgttaatagtctgcttaaccaatgtgattctaggtaagggttctttattatcctaaagggaaggggttaggcatcctttagaatccgttaactacggttatccggccaaacttaggttaattaattaaggttaaatataatgtttaaattttaagaaaatagcttgtacatattactaaggtttcaaaggaaaatataataatgtcgtTTGAattaacttgtagaaaaatatagtaatttCATAAAGGAAACGCTGAGACTTATGACTGCTGTTAAAACTTTGAATGAGAAGAGTAATGCTATTTTTTCAAAGTAGGACTTATAAATATttgtaagactttaaatgaaagtaataatgatgtcatttgaaataatacttgtagaaaatatgatgtattgcataaaagaagattttaaaggctatttaaaataaaacttggacatgctaaatccttgaatgaaaatgtaataatattcttgaaaataagacttgcaaaaatATAACAACTCGCCTATAACCTTTTACCAAAATGTGAACTTTAGACAAAATTTTGTGttatatcaatatggtgatgtaaaaatacccaaacttattttctttaaaatgtgatggatagggtatgagtttaatttcttttatatTATCTATATTTGGCTAAAAGAAGTGTATTATTGGATAAACTTTGAAAAATTATTCATAGAATGTATTTGaacttatatttgcatattagtgacgttttgaaacgtttgtgataaaaatatgattccctttacttgaaATATATAGTCATACCATTTTGCAAATTAATCATTcccaataaaataaatattagacatttaacatgaaaaagaagagaaataaacttatgaaatgaattgttagtctttcttaaactaaattacccattactaaactaaaccccactaatatactaaagctcatctaagttaagagaataaaacaagataaagggttagttgcataaatacaagttaaatgcacaaaaaataaaataaaagaggccaacaatatcaaatgggccagcccattttgaGACTGCTGCTGCTATTTTTATTTGGGCTTTGACCCAGAATTCCACTTTTTATTTCTTTGGCTGCGAATAGGCCTGATGGGAAAATGACTCGAGAATATTATGTTggacttttagcccaacaccgaatgtgggagaagaacgagtccctcggactcgtacgcgagGTTCATGCAAAGAACTTTTTttagtgcagcgaagtggggcgggtcttcgattcacactcgaacactaccaaatccgagcttgcgaggcTCGGATTCACCACAATAACAGAACAgacgaaaaaaaaattgttttagtaTTTCGACTCGATATTTTGAATTACCACAACCACTGcaaatttgacttttttttttggaaactttggatttttttttttcaactttaatttctAGGGGGTTTCTGCGATTAAAAACCTCTTTTGTAACGGATTTTGTGATTCCTAAGCCTTGATTCTTAGGGAATTTCCTGAATCGAAAACTCGTCCCCTTTTTTTAGGGATTTCGGGATCAAGATCTCGTTTTTGCGAGGCAATTTTTGGGGGTTCTAAAAACTGTTTTCCTAAAGGATTTCTTGCGATTCTAGAACCTGTtgttggggaatttcatgaatcgaaaaCAAAGAAGTTTGGttccagcccccccccccccccccccctttcgaTTCAACTAAacaactatttataggtttttttaGTTTTTCGTgttgaagaaagagaaagagaggagcggggggacaagacgaaggtggggaacagagggaagtgggagcggggtgtAGGCGGCAGTGGTgggggatgaagatgatgaaggagaaagagagagaagggaACGGGGGGCAAAGGGAAGTGGGGGACAAGAGAAAATGGGAGACAGAGGCGTGGTGGAGGCGtggaaagggagagagagagagagagagagccgaatgagggagaagagagaggtgagcaggagagaagagagagagagagacgatgGGGGAAGCGACGATGATGAAAAGAAAGAGGAGAGGGAACCCTACCCGTTTTTCATTTAATTGAGAAACGGGTCTGGTCCATTTTTGGACCGAGTCGATTTAAATGTGGGCTGGA
Encoded here:
- the LOC132605741 gene encoding uncharacterized protein C24B11.05 translates to MEHEDSYQRVSEPKYECLLFDVDDTLYPQSSGISAQCTKNIIDYMIEKLGIDETKVPEMCISLYKEYGTTMAGLRAIGYDFDYDDYHSFVHGRLPYELLKHDYVLRNLLHSLPVRKVIFSNANEAHVAKVLSRLGLEDCFDDIICFETLNPTNSNNAESPRSLIVCKPFEEAYEQAFKIANINPQKTLFFDDSVRNLQTAKLMGLHTVWVGASHRTQGIDNSLESIHNMKEALPELWEDVKPDIRYSEKIAIEVRV